The Nostoc sp. 'Peltigera membranacea cyanobiont' N6 genome contains the following window.
TTTCAGGGATGTACAACGAGAAGGCGATCGCAAATCTGTTTCGATAATCAAGGTTCTTTTACCAGCACGGGCAGAAGCTATACCCAAGTTATAAGCACTTGCGGTCTTACCTTCTAAGCTACTGGTGCTAGTAATCAACACCACTTTTAAATTGTTACCACCAATTCGGCGCAGATTACTGCGGAACTTCTCATAAAATTCCAAATAAGGAGAATCGGCGGAAAGTACCACAGGCACTGCTTCTCGATCGAAATCATCAACAGGCATTAAAGGCAATTCTCCCAACACTGCCACATCCCTTTGCTTGAGGCTCTCGCGAATATCCTCCCTGGTTTTGAAAGTCCCTTCCAGCGATCCCAGTAAAAATATTACCCCGCCACCAATCACCACACCTAAGAAACCGCCCACAGCAAGGGTAATAGGTACACTCTTAGGGGGTTTGATGTCGGCAACAGCTGTGGGCGGTCTGGCAATGCTGAGGCTGCTGGTAGTTTCTGCCTCTGCGGTTTTAGCATCAGTTAGCTTCACCTGCATTTGGTCATAGATGGCTTTTTTTAGTCCAACCTCTTGTTCTAAACGCGATCGCTCTAATTGCTTATTGGGTATCAGAGAATACTCTTGCCGTAGTCGCGCTTCTTGTTGGATTTCTTGAACTAGTTGTTGTTGCAGTGTCTCGCGTTGAGTTTGCAAAGACACCATTTGGTTTGCCAATTGCTGGCGGGCTGGATCTAAACTACTTTGGGTGCGAATACCTGCAATGCTACCCTGAAGCGGAGCCGCCGCACCATCACCACCTAACACCTCAGCAGCCCGTTGTCGCAGCAATTCCTCAGCCGCTTGTTTCTGACGCTGCAACTGAATCATCGTTGGGTGTTCTGGTCGCAAATCTTTTCTGAGTACAGCAATTTGAGACTCGCTTTGATAAATTTGCGCTCGTAAATTCCCAATAATTGGATCGGCACTCAAAGCAGAAGAGATATAAGCTTGTCCGACTGTTAAGCCTAACTTACTTTGTAAACTGCGAATTTGACCATCAAGCCCAGAAATGGTTAATTGCATTTGCCGTTGAAGATTTTGGCTGGCAGTAATGGCGCTTAACAAACTGCCATTTTCGGCTGCCAATATTGCTGTTCGTTCTATGCGATCGTATTGTTCCAACTTCTTTTCAGCAACTTGCAATTCTCGTTTAGCTTGTGGCAAGCGATCGTTAATTTTTTGAATAATTGCTTGTAATCGCCCAGTATTGATGTCACTACTCAACTTAATCATTGATTGCATCAATTCTGCCAATACTTCTATGCCTCTTTTGGGGTCACTATCTACATATTTTAGTTCAAAGATACTCGTTTCAAATTCTCCAGTTCTGGCATTCTTTTTAGGTAAAGAAAGCACGATACTTGCGCCGAGTTGTCTCGGTTTGAGATTTACTTTCTGTGCCACTGTGGCAATTATCTGGTTTGATAATAAAACTTCTTCATTCAATTCCTTTCCTTGCTGTTGGATTTGACTACCAGTTGTTGAGAAAGAAACTGGTGGTCCAGCATAGGTAAGGGCGGCAGATGCTATGTAGTTAATAGGTGGATCTGGCTGCATAGCCACCACCGTTGACCCCACTACAACTAAACCAAAACTAGCTAGTCCAATCCACTTATATTTTTCAAAAGCAATAAGATAGCGTTTAACAATTGGTGGGGTCATGGTCGCTTCGCTCCAATTAAAAATTAAAAATTAAAAATTAAAAACTAGGAAGCACCAAACTAAAGATAGTGACTTTTATATAAGGACGCTATCAACTTCCTATTGTATATATCCGTTGATATCTTTAATATTTTTCCATTAACAAACTCAAAGATAAGCTGGAGATGTGGCTTCCTCCACTCCCAACTATTTACAAACTCTATCCTTCTTGTATAGTCATTAATTTGATCCACCGCCACCGAAGTTGTCAAAAAACCGCAGAAAAGATTGAACATTGAAGAAGGGTTGGGTAATGGTAGTCAGTAAATTAGTAATTCTACCGATGAGATTTCGACCAACAACAAGAACATCATTATCTTGAAGTGCCACATTTTGAGACGCATCGCCTCCTAGAGCTTTTTTAGCATCAAGTTTCTGGGTAACAGTTTTACCTCGTTCGGGATCGAAGCGAACCAGAGCGATATCCCGAAGATTAGCAGTGTCAAGATTTACTCCTCCTAAAGCATCTACAAATGTACTGCCGTTAGGCAGCGCTTGAACGGAAATACCTCCCGCAGCATAGTTTAAAACCCGGACTCTAATCTGTGGTACTGCTAAGGATGAACGTGCTACCAAATTGCGGTCATAACCGTCATCATTACCAACTTCACGACGGGGGACGAGTATCGCATCTCCGTCTTGTAAACGTAAATTAGGAATTGAACCGCCATTTTGCAGTGCTGCATATAAGTCAATAGTTTGTGAAATCACAGA
Protein-coding sequences here:
- a CDS encoding GumC family protein — its product is MTPPIVKRYLIAFEKYKWIGLASFGLVVVGSTVVAMQPDPPINYIASAALTYAGPPVSFSTTGSQIQQQGKELNEEVLLSNQIIATVAQKVNLKPRQLGASIVLSLPKKNARTGEFETSIFELKYVDSDPKRGIEVLAELMQSMIKLSSDINTGRLQAIIQKINDRLPQAKRELQVAEKKLEQYDRIERTAILAAENGSLLSAITASQNLQRQMQLTISGLDGQIRSLQSKLGLTVGQAYISSALSADPIIGNLRAQIYQSESQIAVLRKDLRPEHPTMIQLQRQKQAAEELLRQRAAEVLGGDGAAAPLQGSIAGIRTQSSLDPARQQLANQMVSLQTQRETLQQQLVQEIQQEARLRQEYSLIPNKQLERSRLEQEVGLKKAIYDQMQVKLTDAKTAEAETTSSLSIARPPTAVADIKPPKSVPITLAVGGFLGVVIGGGVIFLLGSLEGTFKTREDIRESLKQRDVAVLGELPLMPVDDFDREAVPVVLSADSPYLEFYEKFRSNLRRIGGNNLKVVLITSTSSLEGKTASAYNLGIASARAGKRTLIIETDLRSPSRCTSLKVIPDPESTIEPLRYYANLSECIRLVPDVENLYIIPSPGPVRQSAAILESSEMRRLIEDVRERFDLVILDTSPLSISNDPLLIQPYSDGMVIVARPHYTQENMLGEAIDQLVESELGLLGAIINGADIIVSLPEQVVQSPTTSEVESETVEKSEEVSAGAK